From the genome of Candidatus Paceibacterota bacterium, one region includes:
- a CDS encoding RNA polymerase sigma factor, translating into MSHEKLQRTFSKLYDDYSDAIFRHCYFRISKRERAIDLMQETFMRTWRYVVKGGEIEYPRAFLYRVANNLIINEYERRKHSSSLDALEEGTGFQPATQEHEETVARLDTEILISHLAKLNDSYRTVIFMRYVDGLSIKDIAESLNENENNISVRVHRALIRLRKFIEEQEEANEKRT; encoded by the coding sequence ATGAGCCACGAAAAACTTCAACGCACATTTTCAAAACTGTATGATGATTACTCGGACGCTATCTTTCGACACTGTTATTTTCGGATCAGTAAGCGAGAACGGGCTATTGATCTCATGCAAGAAACATTTATGCGAACGTGGCGATATGTTGTCAAAGGCGGAGAGATCGAGTACCCACGTGCTTTTCTCTACCGAGTTGCAAACAATCTGATCATTAACGAGTACGAACGTCGAAAACACTCTTCTTCACTTGATGCACTCGAAGAAGGGACCGGGTTCCAGCCTGCAACTCAGGAACACGAAGAAACGGTAGCAAGACTTGATACAGAGATCCTGATCAGCCATCTTGCAAAACTTAATGATAGCTATCGAACAGTGATCTTCATGCGTTATGTTGACGGCCTCTCTATAAAAGATATAGCTGAATCGCTCAACGAAAATGAGAACAACATATCGGTTCGTGTCCATCGCGCTTTAATACGATTACGTAAATTTATTGAGGAACAAGAAGAAGCAAACGAAAAAAGAACTTGA